Proteins from a genomic interval of Plasmodium sp. gorilla clade G2 genome assembly, chromosome: 10:
- a CDS encoding RNA-binding protein, putative, whose translation MNTKHNNSTHFEKFPCTTNIPYSVQNNFNLEKDTLIKNFEDKNEHINKKSFNKNLGNLIYNISKLILHNSDNKNTDSNNINSQNSDTKHNITNNKICNNNTTNHNTTNHSITNNNINPNDNQKNNHINNYNDNQKNNHINNHINNHNDNQINNHINNQINNHNNKKNSKSNNKNNNKSNNKSNNKSNNKSNLNSNITCSEYNLLSTNKKNQDITQALEEHLTSVTMNNIESNNFLVCDENNGFHQVLNNVDYNKKEKNKNFINNKCNSNIHMNNIENQLYNNVTNIIPTVSKNKYNLFTNNEDYHQENTKHNEILFSNSVNFCNMANYEQEKKKKEIEGSENYKMNDVSKHTQMNYMYRNIEYSKEKVEEESFEKNVANYEENVPEFMNEYKLYNEKVKHDNINNQIIKEIKKNKGNYNFKNIVITNIFLGNIPPNITEERLKNVLEIFGYIIHIEYKWSVDKWSYAFVYFIDEKCAVNAVNFLNQKKFFDNSPNHKLICFIVSKQIPHQNTMHYSKENFSLLKDGPPGANLFLYGIPLKWTELNLIQLVNKYGHVVGLRIPYISKENDKKQGNRGFGFVSYDNKKSAIEAFEELSKMYIHGKLLKVQLKNGEEHLLPAKLKNIYNTNKNKSKDVTNLKTAQSLVSTTDTLNTFNSLTSTEVKKKLKNNKCSNNNMKSSVFISNKNSNNNSTIYNNVNNSNTQHLSIPDTNSSKSLLENEYKNKFPLNNSNNCDSVPSIYSKMFTNYSDKYDLSVVTTEQNFPMYASKLPHNNGTNFCLSNELNTGGEICSYSLNENNSFEGKDTNKKNCAKLLKETDDINKNETFFLNKENRENKYSNNKDIKGEQIKTQNDMTLYNNMESNMMTYKNMEENMAPNKNMETTFSYFNICDNNNNNNSKSNYSDSKKINPNSNSNGNSNGNSNGNSNSNGNGSSSSNNNNNSNNNFENRWDKNTWKKTSNIQSVEENNKHDNTFFNFIDKMDTTRCQGGNIRSNKYSNYNYIEEKNSEKNESSNLNNFKNQFGATPKNLFFFNNSNESEISNINMYNKFFVNENNLYSVDEKNERHNIPAEKNIEHTINRIRNETPSSYNEKTKNISSFLNDIWYNNGNNNIIMYNKNSNLHDNNNNIVHNSNSMHYHINDIHSNMKRDNYANNNKWNNNIKGNNSYEYNYKKENNNNNNNNMFYCNINNNNNNDHMSEIEFKQLNGIIEKKKEYLNAVSKEDQEDLDDKENKTTQYFKNMKILFTFLNIYAKQNSLDIDDFFNDEKNMDLFEMLINKKQFDKKDLEYVFNMLQLKNKEKEKMKKEILNHNEYFKENYNHDKVVYTRSNTNMLNMNYNSSNRYPQGNNINSNHNISQRNENNYYVKNNDAPYDLDINNIIYTNNNFTNLDKYENSNFNMEIKKINDMNVYDNKFIPNVQNNVTKYM comes from the exons ATGAACacaaaacataataatagcACACATTTTGAAAAGTTCCCATGCACAACTAATATTCCTTACAGTGTTCAGAATAACTTCAATTTAGAAAAAGAtacattaataaaaaattttgaagataagaatgaacatataaataaaaagagttttaataaaaatttgggaaatttaatatataatatctcaAAACTTATATTACACAATtcagataataaaaatactgacagtaataatattaatagccAAAATAGTGATACTAAACATAATATAACCAATAACAAAATCTGTAATAATAACACAACTAATCATAATACTACCAATCATAGTATAaccaataataatattaacccTAACgataatcaaaaaaataatcatataaataactATAACgataatcaaaaaaataatcatataaataatcatataaataatcataacgataatcaaataaataatcatataaataatcaaataaataatcataacaataaaaaaaacagtaaaagtaacaataaaaataacaataaaagTAACAATAAAAGTAACAATAAAAGTAACAATAAAAGTAACcttaatagtaatattacATGCAGTGAATACAATTTGCTCAgcacaaataaaaaaaatcaagATATCACACAAGCATTAGAGGAACATTTAACATCAGTCACaatgaataatatagaaaGTAATAACTTTTTAGTGtgtgatgaaaataatggtTTTCATCAAGTTTTAAACAATGtagattataataaaaaggagaAGAACAAGAATTTTATTAACAACAAatgtaatagtaatatacatatgaataatattgaaaaccaattatataataatgttactAATATAATTCCAACGGTTTccaagaataaatataatttatttacaaaTAACGAAGATTATCATCAAGAGAATACTAAacataatgaaatattatttagcAATTCAGTTAACTTTTGTAATATGGCAAATTATGaacaagaaaagaaaaaaaaagaaatagaaggatcagaaaattataaaatgaatgatGTATCTAAACATACTCAaatgaattatatgtatagaaATATAGAATATTCTAAAGAAAAGGTAGAAGAAGAatcttttgaaaaaaatgttgcaaattatgaagaaaatgtaCCTGAATTTatgaatgaatataaattatataatgaaaaagtgaaacatgataatataaataatcaaataattaaagaaataaaaaaaaacaaaggaaattataattttaaaaatattgtaataACTAATATTTTCCTTGGAAATATCCCACCAAATATCACAGAAGAAagattaaaaaatgtattagaaatatttggttatataattcatattgaATATAAATGGTCTGTTGATAAATGGTCTTATGCTTTTGTATATTTCATTGATGAAAAATGTGCTGTTAATGCTGTCAACTTTTTAAATCAGAAAAAGTTTTTTGATAATTCACCTAATCATAaattaatatgttttattgTTTCAAAACAAATTCCTCATCAAAATACGATGCATTACAGTAAAGAAAACTTCTCCTTGTTAAAGGATGGACCACCAG gcgcaaatttatttttatatggaaTACCCCTAAAGTGGACCGAACTGAATTTAATACAGCTAGTAAATAAATACGGACACGTTGTAGGTTTAAGAATTCCGTATATCAGTAAAGAGAATGACAAGAAACAAGGTAATAGAGGTTTTGGATTTGTTTCTTATGATAACAAAAAATCAGCTATAGAAGCTTTTGAAGAATTatcaaaaatgtatatacatGGAAAGCTTTTAAAGGTTCAGTTAAAGAATGGTGAAGAACATTTATTACCtgcaaaattaaaaaatatttataatacaaataaaaataaatcaaaagaTGTTACAAACCTGAAAACCGCACAAAGTTTAGTTAGTACAACAGATACTTTAAATACGTTTAATTCTTTAACTTCAACCGAAGTAAAAAAGAAACTTAAAAATAACAAGtgttcaaataataatatgaaatcttccgtttttatttcaaataaaaatagcaataataatagtactatatataataatgttaataatagtaatactCAACACCTTTCAATACCTGATACGAATAGCTCAAAAAGTTTATTAGAAAACGAATACAAAAATAAGTTTCCTTTAAACAATTCCAATAATTGCGATTCCGTTCCTAGTATATATTCAAAGATGTTTACAAATTATTCGGATAAATATGATCTAAGTGTTGTTACCACTGAACAAAATTTTCCTATGTATGCATCTAAATTACCACATAATAACGGCACCAATTTCTGTTTATCAAATGAATTGAATACAGGAGGAGAAATTTGTTCTTACTCTCTCAATGAAAATAACTCATTTGAAGGAAAGGATactaataaaaagaattgtGCAAAACTGTTAAAGGAAACagatgatattaataaaaatgaaacattttttttaaataaagaaaacagagaaaataaatatagtaataataaagacATTAAAGGGGAACAAATAAAAACTCAAAATGATAtgacattatataataatatggaaagTAATATGATgacttataaaaatatggaagAAAATATGGCACCCAATAAAAACATGGAAACTACTTTTTCATACTTTAATATTTgcgataataataataataataatagtaaaagTAATTATAGTGACTCCAAAAAGATAAATCcaaatagtaatagtaatggTAATAGTAATGGTAATAGTAAtggtaatagtaatagtaatggTAAtggtagtagtagtagtaataataataataatagtaataacaaTTTTGAAAACAGATGGGATAAAAATACGTGGAAAAAAACAAGCAATATACAATCAGTAGAAGAAAATAACAAACATGATAATAcgttttttaatttcatagATAAAATGGATACTACAAGATGTCAAGGAGGAAATATAAGAAgtaataaatattcaaattataattacatagaagaaaagaattctgaaaaaaatgaatcatCTAATTTAAACAATTTCAAAAACCAATTTGGTGCAACCCCTAAAaatctgtttttttttaataattcaaatgaaTCAGAAAtttcaaatattaatatgtataataaattttttgttaatgaaaataatttatattcagtagatgaaaaaaatgaaagacaTAATATACCtgcagaaaaaaatattgagcATACTATAAATAGAATAAGAAATGAAACGCCATCATCATATAATGAAaagacaaaaaatataagttcctttttaaatgatatatggTATAAtaatggtaataataatattattatgtataacaAAAATAGTAATTtacatgataataataataatattgttcaTAATAGCAATAGTATGCATTACCATATCAATGATATCCATAGCAATATGAAAAGAGATAATTATgcgaataataataagtggaataataatataaagggaaataattcatatgaatataattataaaaaagaaaataataataataataataataatatgttttattgtaatataaataataataataataatgatcataTGTCTGAAATAGAGTTTAAACAATTAAATGgtattattgaaaaaaagaaggaaTATTTAAATGCTGTTTCTAAAGAAGACCAAGAAGATTTggatgataaagaaaataaaacaacacaatattttaaaaatatgaaaattttgtttacatttttaaatatatatgcaaaACAAAATTCATTAGATATAGAtgatttttttaatgatgaaaaaaatatggacTTGTTTGAAATGTTAATTAATAAGAAACaatttgataaaaaagatttggaatatgtatttaatatgttacaattaaaaaataaagaaaaggaaaaaatgaaaaaagaaatattaaatcataatgaatattttaaagaaaattataaccATGATAAAGTAGTATATACAAGATCAAATACCAATATGcttaatatgaattataacaGTTCCAATAGGTATCCTCAAGGtaacaatattaatagtaatcaTAATATTTCTCAAAGGAATGAAAACAACTATTATGTGAAAAATAATGATGCACCATATGatttagatataaataacataatatatacaaataataattttacaaatttagataaatatgaaaatagcAACTTCAatatggaaataaaaaaaattaatgatatGAATGTATACGATAATAAGTTTATACCAAATGTTCAGAATAATGTCactaaatatatgtaa
- a CDS encoding serine/arginine-rich splicing factor 4 codes for MSFKPRFSKSSSCIYVGNLPGNVIEEEVYDLFGKYGRIKYIDIKPSRSSSSSYAFVHYYDLKDADYAIERRDGYKFDGFRLRVEHSGENRSFGKYRKKDDGIGPPIRTENRVIVSNLPDNCRWQHLKDIMRQCGDVGYANIERGKGIVEFVSYDDMLYAIEKFDGAEFKVYDDVTNIKVRRDKRGSSYMKRYRSDYSPKYKKRRRYSNESGLSDRDRSRSRRYSKSSNSSTKRNNKYESDSQSLSDNRNSYRNRSRGKKRSGYKGKRSYSSYENQNDDVSRSRSDRGSRSGDRSYRKKKNKNDSSSDVLSKHSSAYRDSDSEKNRSYRKRLSSDNRSHSRRRSVSEDRSERRRSLSEDRSNSRKRNASTDFKRELNSDDDKKSKRKRSYSASPRSAYKSSSRELKSQEKSNDRLSESKKSYKSQSASVRYNSTEEKKSEDETVKPKRGGRGNTKNTGKNKNTKGSKKGAKTEENDDLKSVSNDRNKSDKSEDKEKPEVISKDEEDKKTGGAEAKPKRGRRGRKKASAADENANGNVSN; via the exons atgaGTTTTAAACCAAGATTCAGTAAATCATCTTCGTGTATATATGTAGGAAATTTACCAGGCAATGTCATTGAAGAAGAAGTTTACGATTTATTTGGAAAg tatGGGCGTATAAagtatatagatataaagcCATCAAGATCTTCCTCTAGTTCCTATGCTTTTGttcattattatgatttGAA AGATGCAGATTATGCAATAGAAAGAAGAGATGGATATAAATTTGATGGATTTCGTTTACGTGTTGAACATTCAGGCGAAAACAGAAg ttttggaaaatatagaaaaaaggATGATGGTATTGGTCCACCTATAAGAACTGAAAATAGAGTAATTGTTAGTAATTTACCAGATAATTGCAGGTGGCAACatttaaaagatattatGAGACAATGTGGTGATGTGGGATATGCTAATATTGAACGAGGAAAAGGTATAGTAGAATTTGTAAGTTATGATGATATGTTATATGCAATTGAAAAATTTGATGGTGCCGAGTTTAAAGTGTATGATGATGTTACAAATATTAAAGTTAGAAGAGATAAAAGAGGTTCTTCTTATATGAAAAGATATAGAAGTGATTATAGtcctaaatataaaaaaagacgCAGATATAGTAATGAATCAGGATTATCAGATAGAGATCGATCAAGATCTAGAAGATACAGTAAATCAAGTAATTCATCAAccaaaagaaataataaatatgaatctGATAGTCAAAGTTTAAGTGATAATAGAAATAGTTACAGAAATAGAAGTAGGGGTAAAAAAAGAAGTGGatataaaggaaaaagaaGTTATAGTTCTTATGAAAACCAAAACGATGATGTTAGTAGAAGCAGATCTGATCGTGGATCAAGAAGTGGTGATAGAAGTtatagaaagaaaaaaaataaaaatgacagCTCTAGTGATGTATTAAGTAAACATTCTAGTGCATACCGAGATAGCGATAGTGAAAAAAATAGAAGCTATAGAAAACGTTTATCAAGTGATAACAGAAGCCATAGCAGAAGAAGAAGCGTAAGTGAAGATAGAAGTGAAAGAAGGAGAAGTTTAAGCGAAGATAGAAGTAATAGTAGAAAAAGGAACGCAAGCACCGACTTCAAAAGAGAACTAAATTcagatgatgataaaaaaagtaaaagaaaaagaagttATAGCGCTTCACCGAGATCGGCATATAAGAGCAGTTCACGTGAATTAAAAAGTCAAGAAAAAAGCAATGATCGATTAAGTGAATCAAAAAAGAGTTATAAATCACAAAGTGCTTCTGTTAGATACAATAGCACAGAAGAGAAAAAAAGCGAGGATGAAACTGTAAAACCTAAGAGAGGTGGTAGGGGAAATACAAAGAATACAGGTAAGAATAAGAATACGAAAGGAAGTAAAAAAGGTGCTAAAACagaagaaaatgatgatTTAAAAAGTGTTTCCAATGATAGAAATAAAAGTGATAAATCGGAAGACAAAGAAAAACCTGAAGTTATTAGtaaagatgaagaagataaGAAAACAGGAGGTGCAGAAGCAAAACCTAAGAGAGGAAGAagaggaagaaaaaaagcTAGTGCAGCAGATGAAAATGCAAATGGTAATGTTAGTAactaa
- a CDS encoding ZIP domain-containing protein, putative, with translation MWLSTFLALLIFMECVIVVYIPAYIESKLSKIKKNRFFNMENLENIASGAILALAILHMLPEVIILSNKKNMNLYYIFILVLVSVTFLNITDILYDHHIESTFDVNCTLTCENSNNQIKNINDKEITTNYIDIKSNEVIDLELKAMDNNINNNNNNNNNNNKTDPCKTNIFFEIFKSNSFFIVLSLFIHSFIEGLLMGSLKDKNAIIIVGLSMLAHKWAECLIVYKNVVNKIENPLLASIYAWSFILSLPLGVFIAIFSFPSNEFVEIIFSSIACGFFLYLSFNMTKEIKITKSNKHFISFSYFLGVGGMSTLMILFNFFENNNII, from the exons ATGTGGTTATCAACATTTCTAGCCTTACTTATTTTTATGGAATGTGTTATAGTTGTGTATATACCTGCATATATAGAAAGTAAATTAtcaaaaattaagaaaaacagattttttaatatggaAAATCTTGAAAACATAGCAAGTG gTGCAATATTAGCTTTAGCCATTTTGCATATGCTACCGGAAGTTATAATTTTAtcgaacaaaaaaaatatgaatctgtattatatttttatattagtaCTTGTATCTGTAACTTTTTTGAATATAACGGATATACTGTATGATCATCACATTGAAAGTACTTTTGATGTTAATTGTACACTAACATGTGAAAATTCAAACAATCaaattaaaaacataaaCGATAAAGAAATTACTACAAATTATATAGACATCAAATCAAATGAAGTTATAGATTTAGAATTGAAGGCAatggataataatattaataacaacaacaataataataataataataataaaactgATCCATGTAAaactaatatattttttgaaatatttaaatcaaactctttttttattgttttaagCCTTTTTATACATTCTTTTATAGAAG gtTTACTTATGGGAAGtctaaaagataaaaatgcTATTATAATCGTGGGACTCTCAATGTTAGCTCATAAATGGGCTGAATGTTTAATAGTTTATAAGAACGTTGTTAACAAAATAGaa aaTCCCTTACTAGCAAGCATATATGCCTGGTCTTTTATCTTATCTTTACCATTAGGAGTTTTTATTGCAATATTTTCCTTCCCTtcaa ACGAATTTGTCGAAATAATTTTTAGTTCTATTGCTTGTGGTTTTTTTCTGTATCTTTCCTTTAAC atgactaaggaaataaaaataacaaagaGTAATAAGCATTTCATATCTTTTAGTTATTTCCTTGGAGTTGGAGGCATGTCAACATTgatgatattatttaatttttttgaaaataataatataatatag